In a genomic window of Bemisia tabaci chromosome 1, PGI_BMITA_v3:
- the fd102C gene encoding uncharacterized protein fd102C, with translation MMEPTVTMCTTPPCSSSPPVPHYLSLSTMPTLKSPAEPGSPPNFPPATAGVFPPIDQYRLQLYNYAIQAERLRFQNYGQFLPNAGYHPYNPRLALSMPLLHHLALQPEEPKPQHSYIGLIAMAILSSPENKLVLSDIYQYILDNYPYFRTRGPGWRNSIRHNLSLNDCFVKAGRSANGKGHYWAIHPANIDDFRKGDFRRRKAQRKVRKHMGLAVEDDGTDSPSPPPLTLTPPPSIWPPTPVFLQPFPSMASRKRQFDMASLLAPDDGDKECPQTKRPMLEEASQEEEDVDVVNGESNKEDLRTSVPSWLSPVFPVDPQVLARYYETMAAQHHARRLQALQQLQVRRQNEAESLSVTSVD, from the coding sequence ATGATGGAACCTACAGTGACAATGTGCACAACCCCGCCTTGCAGTAGTTCCCCGCCGGTGCCGCACTACCTGTCGCTATCCACCATGCCGACCCTCAAGAGCCCGGCCGAGCCTGGGAGTCCCCCGAATTTCCCACCCGCCACCGCGGGAGTGTTCCCCCCGATCGACCAGTACCGACTCCAGCTTTACAACTACGCCATCCAAGCCGAGCGATTAAGGTTCCAGAACTACGGACAGTTCCTGCCCAACGCCGGCTACCACCCTTACAACCCGCGACTGGCCCTGTCCATGCCGCTCCTCCACCACCTCGCTCTCCAGCCGGAAGAACCCAAGCCGCAGCACAGCTACATCGGTCTCATCGCCATGGCCATCCTCAGCTCCCCGGAGAACAAGCTCGTGCTCTCGGATATCTACCAGTATATCCTGGACAACTACCCCTACTTCAGGACGCGGGGCCCCGGCTGGCGGAACTCCATCCGGCACAACCTGTCGCTCAACGACTGCTTCGTCAAGGCCGGGCGGAGCGCCAACGGGAAAGGCCACTACTGGGCCATCCACCCGGCCAACATCGACGACTTCCGGAAGGGCGACTTCCGCCGGCGGAAAGCCCAGCGGAAAGTGCGGAAGCACATGGGCCTCGCCGTGGAGGACGACGGGACGGACTCGCCGAGCCCGCCGCCGCTGACGCTGACGCCCCCGCCGTCGATCTGGCCGCCGACGCCGGTCTTCCTCCAGCCGTTCCCGTCGATGGCCTCGCGGAAGCGGCAGTTCGACATGGCCTCCCTCCTGGCCCCGGACGACGGCGACAAGGAGTGCCCGCAGACGAAGAGGCCCATGCTCGAGGAGGCCTCCCAGGAGGAGGAGGACGTGGACGTGGTCAACGGTGAGTCCAACAAGGAGGATCTGAGGACGAGTGTTCCTTCCTGGTTGTCGCCTGTCTTCCCGGTCGACCCGCAGGTTCTGGCCCGCTACTACGAGACCATGGCCGCCCAGCATCATGCCAGGAGACTCCAAGCGCTCCAACAACTTCAAGTCCGAAGACAAAACGAGGCCGAGTCACTCTCGGTCACCTCCGTAGATTAg